The DNA segment TCAACAAGGAAAGGAGTGAAAACCCCTTAACTAGTTAAGGAGTGAAAAACACTTAACTAGGAAGGGGAGAAACTCCCTTTAACTAGGAAAGGAGTGAAAACCCCATTCCTGGTTcaaatttaataaataataataccagTACAGTACTGGGGAAACTGAAAGTCAAAGAAGGTTATTGGGTCTCACAAATTGAGGGTTGTACACAAACGATCATGACTTTTAAAAAACAAGCACTCACTTGTCAGGGTGTTCTGAACGCAGTCATAATGAGCAAAGGTGTAGGGCCCCTGAAGTccggggggccccggggccaccGTCCTCAGGTGGGCCTCCAGTCCGTTTAGGGACGCCAGGCTGCTGTGATACTGGATgcagaaaaaacacagaaagaaaAGGGGCGGGGCTTACTAGCTGATAAATAGCAACATTAGCATGATAATGCTGAACAACTGCTACTTTATACTCTATCTCTGAGATGAGGAGTCCTTAACTCACTGTTTGGGGTTTGGGTTAACTCGTTAACTAAGTTTGTAAATCTATTAATTAAGCTAAGCTACAAATGGGCCATAATCTGCACTTTAAAAGCAACAACATGAGAGATAACACTTGTTTCTTATAGTTAACCGCAGATCCTTTTCATCTAATCAATATGCTGGCGATAACCTAGTGTGGCACTGTGTAAATGCTGCCGCAAACACTGTTCCGCAAAACTGACGCTACTTAAGTCCCATTCACTAAAGTCCCATCCACTACTCCTCCTCAAAGGAGGAGCAACGTTAACATGAACCACTCACCACTTCCTCCATGGCCTCCGTGTCTCTCTGGAGGTGGGGCTCCACCAGTAGGGCCAGTAAAAGGCCCTTCACCCTGTGCTGGTACAGCGTCATGGGGACCACCGTTCTGTCCTTGACCCCTGCTCCGGGAAGAATGTCGCCCCCGCTGCCTCCGGATGCTGCCCGGCCTTCTGGAGACCCCTCCCGCTCCGGGGCCCGGTGGCCTGCCGGCGGGGGGTTCCCGAGAGGGGAGGCGTCGGTGGGCGGCGGGGCCTCTCCCTGGAATTCCGTCTGGCTGGTGTTTCCGTCCGGGCTGTGAAAGCTGTAGTAGCGCGACTTTTCCAGCGGGccgtcttcctcatcctcctcttcctggccCCCTCTCCGAGGCCCCTTTTGGTTTGTGAGAGGAGAGATCTCCGGGAACCGGGGCGAGGCTGGGGACAGCAGGGGGTCGTTGGTCGGCGTAGCGACCCTCTGCTCGGCCCCCCGGCTCAAccccggggagaggggggcgtcCAGCCTCACGGGCTTGCCGGGGGGCTCCGGCTCCAGGTCGGGGGTTGACTCCGTCGACGGCGTGTCTGATAACGTTCTGGACAGACGGGTCCTCCGTGGCCAGCTGCCCTGGCTGGGAGTGGAGTGAGGTCTAAAGAGAAGGGGAGGGTGAAACACAGGAGGGTCAGGGGGCCAGTGGAACCAGAAAGGgtctgggttcgaaccccaatgtTCACTTTCGACCTGTGGGCATCTTTGAACTAGACAATTTACCACAATTTCAAGAAAGTCTTACTTTAAAGGTTGCTTTAACTGTTAAATAATACTAATAGTTTTAATTTAAAGAAGCCTTCCACGCTATTTCTAAGCCCATTGTGTGATTATCTTCATTGTGTGTTCCACTTCATGAACTGAGTATGGTCTCATGACTACACTAGCAAGGCCCAACAGGGTAACACAATCAAATAAACTCAACTCAATATCCCAGTAGGCTGTAATAGTAACCATTCATGTCCTGACTTTAAACAACATCATGCATCCCATTCTAGGAAATAATTTAATGGCCCTCTTCTAGTCTGGATATGGGCgtacttttattttaatttatgaTAAACTAAACCACAAAAGCCCTCTCTCTGATTTTTTTTAGTTATTCAGCTTCCCTCTTCATTTTAACAAAAGAGCATCAGAAAGGGAAATAGGCGGTCTACCTGGATTCTCTGTCCACAGTAGTGGAGCGCAGGTCTTGAAGTTCCGACAGGGTTAGATGCACGGTAGTGGAAGTCACAGCCCTGGAGAGAGGAAAACTGGAACTCACCCCGTTTAGTCTCTCATCCTGGtaccataaaaaaataaaaaaattgttaattaaaaaaaacataggacGCGATTTGAGGCCAAATCAGGGGACTGGATTATTTTGCAAAGCGTTATACAACAATGAGCAAATGAGCAGCGCAAAATAATTCAGAAAtgaaatgttcaatttcagaTGTAAAAGATGTActagataaataaaaataaaagttaatAAAATAATGAGATTTTGATCAAATAATATTGAGCAAATCGATAATATTGTGTCCAATACTGTTGTGTTGTCCACTTAGGACGAAAGACACCAGTGTCTTCCAAGTAAGTAATCTTACACACACCTTATTGTAGGTTTGAGTCTCGTGGGCCATCACCCTCACTGTAAGACATGGAGGCATCTGAGTGCTCACCACCCTGCGGATACGGGAACGTCAGTTACTCTTTCCAACCAAGCTCTCGGAAATACAGGTTATGTTGAACGTGAAAATTCCTGCTCACCTTCCACGGAATAAAATACAGCCTGCTAACACTAGAGGGCAGCGTTGGCAAGCTTGCAGTATGAGGGCAGCTTTCAGTAGCAGAAGAGGGTCAATCTGAGAACAAGCAGCATTATTAACTGGTGACTTGGTGGATACATTATTCAAGGGGCCGGTAAGGTTAGGCCTTCGGGCCTGTGGacatggggatcgaacccaggacCTTTTTGAGTGTCAAACCCTAACAACTAGATCCCACGTTAATAGCAGAAACATTTTTGGTTGGTTTACTTAGGATTCAATTATAGGTGAAATCTGATAAAGGAATTAAGTATAGCGTATTAGTTGACATTTCGTTTTATCTGAAAGTGAGTAGGAAACTTAACGGTGAAAATACCTGATGAAATATAATGATCTTGAACAGAGATTTACTAGTAGCCTAATCCCATTGCTTATGAGAGCCACGTACGTGGGTTGAGTCGATGGTCCGCAAGCAGCTGAAGATGTGATGCAGCTCCGTGGCTCCGGCTTGTAGGTAGAAGAGGTACCGGGACCAGCACAGAGCCAGCGTCTCCCTGCTGTTCGTCTGCAGGAAGAGAGTCGCACTGTCTTGGGTAGGACTTCAAAAGGTACCCCACAGGGAACAAGGACTATTCTGTAGTGTTTTTTGCAATTAAGAAGAAGAATATCAACAAGCACTTAGCGCTAGTTGATATTGTACTTTTTAATTGATTGTATACAGTTGAGGTTGTTACCTGGTAGCTTTGGCGGACGGGGCCGTTGTAGAAACAAAACAGTTTGATCAGCTGGTCCAGACGGTCACACATACTCACTGTGGGGAAGTCCATGGCGCAACCGAGAGCCTATGACGAAcaggaatttaaaaaaaaaaaagggataatGTCCACTATCCAGAGGGGGATGCAACAATTCACATTAGAGGCCATTACGCTCACCCAAAAAAAGTCATCTTCCATTTTAATGGCAAACTTGCTGTGGCGCAGCCGGAGCACCCGGACAGGCGAGGAGGAGAGCTCGGACACACAGCGGCCCACCCCGGCCAGCTGGCCGCACAGCAGCTCTTGCTGGTCCACGGGAGTCTAGAAGAGAAAGAGACGCACCGGTATCGTTAAAACCGTATTCAGAACACTGATCCAACAGGAAGCAGGTCTGCACACTAAAAGACTACAATGCATTTAACTGAGTTTCTGATTAACACTATAAAGGAATAGTCCTGGTGGTATTTCCATGCTTTTGTCAGACCTGCTCTGGGTAGAAGTAGCAGATGCCTTCCCTCGTAGGGTCTCCCTCTCCTTGGACCTTGGTTCCATCGTAGAGGAAAAAGTAAGTGCACCTGTAAAAGTAATAGGgaacaaattaattaattaaaagcaCTCAATAGCCTACACATTTCAAATCATAGAATAGAGAATAGAATACGAAACAGGCACATTGTGGATTTAGGAAAAAGTAAGACGGAAGCCAAATAGCCTACAAAACTTGTCTACGTTTAGCAAAGACGAGTCAAATAAATAGCGCACCTTCCTGAGTTGGCCATCAGTTCAGCCATCACGGAGGAAAAAGCTTTTTGGAACAATGTTTTCCCCTAACTTTACTGCCACTCAGTTTGCCATTGAAACGATGAGTCAAATGACTATTAACGCATCACGATTACCCCTACAACCATGAAACATGGGCAAAGTAACACTTATATCCACGAATACATTCCAATCAACTCAGTACGGCTAAGTTATATATGTAATAAATGCATTAGTTATCCTATTCTTCTTTGGTAATCCAACGTGAGACTGGAGCAAGTTTTCAGGGCGAAAACTACAAGAATGCAAGTAGTCACAAGCAGTGGTCATGTGAAAGTACGGCAAGCAAATGGGACAAAAATTAAATTATCGTTCTACGCGCTATGATCTCGAGCAACCTCTGTAGCAATAAAGCGAGCATCACCCCGGGGAAAACGGCATTTCTTAATCTGTTAATACTTTATAGTCATGGTCTTTGGCAATATTTACTAAAAGTACCAACTTGTTCACCAAATGTGTGATTATAATGTAAATACACAACACATAACCTACCATACATTCAAAATTGTGTCCACAATATATTTAACACACCATTTTTGGCAAAATACATGaaataataggaagaaaacaCATGAGATcagagaattttttttattttattttcgttAAGATACATTTGAGCAGACAATTTGATTTCTGGTACAGGACATTGGAACAGTTTGGAGTGCCTTACAGGAGTAGAAGCACAGAGGTAAACAAGATGTGAATGATCAAGTCGACTGCATTGGGAGGATGGTCCATTGGAGACAATGAGGGAAGCTGGTCCCAGTAGGATGGAGGGGTTGTGGGAGGAGGTTGTCACTCGTCGTGTCCCTCATAGCCACCAGGGAGGGCGTTCAAGTGGtcgttgtggaagagggagtgGTTGCCATCTCCCCAGGGAAAACGCTATGAGGAATGGAACAGAAACACTTTACAATATAATTCAATAGTTACACTGAAGGTAAATACTTCCGAATATAGATATTGGTTTGTACATTGATGCACTGAGCACACAGGTTCTTGCGTGTCCAACATTATGATGCTCCGAGTTCCGAATAAGTTAATTTAGACTCGTCCACCTCCCCTACTTATTAGTCTGCTCAGTAGCACCCAAGTCAGTGATATTGTCATATTCTAAATTTGTCAAGGGTTAGACACCTTGTTGGACTACAAGGTGTGTAAACGATATGAGTGTATGTATTGTAGACGGAATACAAGGTGTAAACGATATAAAGTGTTCATAGTGAAGACAATTGTGTACTACAAGGTGTGTAAACGGTATGAAGTGTATGTGGTGAAGACCTTGGTGCGGATGCGCAGGTGGCTGTAAGGGATGAACTCGGGCTGCTCGTGGTGATGCTCCTGCATCTTCAGATACATGTTCAACATGCACACGGCAACACCTGGCAGGGCCACCACGAAGCTCAGGATCTTCCACGTCCGGGCTAGTGGGGGAAACCGACCATTACTAATTTTGGACTAAATAAATCAGTCAAAAACAAAAGAATTGGAGTTGAATTCAGGGAATACCGGATAAGGACACAACTAGACGATTGAGCTTTATACATGGGTTTATGTCACAACTATTACTAGAAAGTAACCAATGGAGTTACAGGGTTTAGTTCCTCTGGTGTGACTATTGTGCTGAATGTTGGTCAGGCAGCAGtgttaaaaaacattgaaaaccAGATCCAATACATACTCGATACTTTAACAAGTTGCAAGCATAAATGTTTAGGGCAAATGCAAGTATAATTTTAAC comes from the Gadus chalcogrammus isolate NIFS_2021 chromosome 6, NIFS_Gcha_1.0, whole genome shotgun sequence genome and includes:
- the LOC130384564 gene encoding cytochrome c oxidase subunit 6A, mitochondrial; this translates as MAALGKLSQALLRSSFGQTRRQLSAAASAGHAENASRTWKILSFVVALPGVAVCMLNMYLKMQEHHHEQPEFIPYSHLRIRTKRFPWGDGNHSLFHNDHLNALPGGYEGHDE
- the hps4 gene encoding Hermansky-Pudlak syndrome 4 protein, whose product is MAELMANSGRCTYFFLYDGTKVQGEGDPTREGICYFYPEQTPVDQQELLCGQLAGVGRCVSELSSSPVRVLRLRHSKFAIKMEDDFFWALGCAMDFPTVSMCDRLDQLIKLFCFYNGPVRQSYQTNSRETLALCWSRYLFYLQAGATELHHIFSCLRTIDSTHIDPLLLLKAALILQACQRCPLVLAGCILFRGRVVSTQMPPCLTVRVMAHETQTYNKDERLNGVSSSFPLSRAVTSTTVHLTLSELQDLRSTTVDRESRPHSTPSQGSWPRRTRLSRTLSDTPSTESTPDLEPEPPGKPVRLDAPLSPGLSRGAEQRVATPTNDPLLSPASPRFPEISPLTNQKGPRRGGQEEEDEEDGPLEKSRYYSFHSPDGNTSQTEFQGEAPPPTDASPLGNPPPAGHRAPEREGSPEGRAASGGSGGDILPGAGVKDRTVVPMTLYQHRVKGLLLALLVEPHLQRDTEAMEEVYHSSLASLNGLEAHLRTVAPGPPGLQGPYTFAHYDCVQNTLTTNVSGRAGGDQDHSFVRATSLLHTHFCNSDALQEAIIRSARTAVYATRSVAQETYFLQYGGALRNSGVPNHQDTAFTLPSKARHRLLKHGVSLL